GTCCGACGTACTGCGTGACATGGGCGTCCAGCCCCTCCCTTCGCCGGCATGACCCGGATCAGGTTCGTACGGTCGGAGGCCGCCCAGCCTCCCTCTCAGCCCGGTGCGCCGGGCTCCCGCGATGTTCTGGCGCGCCCAGACTAACCCCACCCTTGAAACACCGGTAAGGCCGAACCGGTTGCCGGACCCACCCTCCCGGCCTGCCCGCACCTGGAGCGGGCCGCCGTGGCGCGGCTGCCGGACGGCTCGCCGGACGGCCGGGACGCCGCACCGGGACCGCTCGCCGGGGTGCCTTGACGCCGCTGCCGGACGGCCGGGACGCCGCTGTCGGGCGGATGTCCGACGGTGTGGCGGCTGCGTAAGGTGAGGGCGTGAGCGAGCAGCAGCACCAGGAACAGCCGCGCGAGGAACAGCAGCCCCACGCGCGCGAGGACGCCCCGGCGGACGCGCGGCGCGTGGTCGTCGTCGGCGCCGGGATGGCCGGGGTCCAGACCGCCGTCGCCCTGCGGGAACAGGGGTTCAGCGGGCAGCTGCTGCTCCTGGGCGCCGAGCCGCACCAGCCGTACGACAGGCCGCCGCTGTCCAAGGCATACCTGCTCGGCAACGCCGAGGGCTCCGCGTTCGAGGTGGACTTCGAGGCGCTCGGCGTCGAACTGCGGCTCGGCGTCGAGGTGACCGGGCTGCGCCCCGGCGACCACGAGGTGGACACGGAGGCAGGCCCCGTCCCGTACGACGTTCTGGTCGTCGCGACCGGCGCGGTCCCGCTGGAGCTGCCCGGCGCGGAGGGCGTTCACGGCGTCCACCTGCTGCGCACCCTGGACGACGCCGAGCGCCTGCGCCCGGTCCTCGCCGGGAAGCACGACGTGGTCGTCGTCGGCGCGGGCTGGATCGGCGCCGAGTTCGCCACGGCCGCCCGGGAGGCCGGGTGCGCGGTCACCGTCGTGGAAGCCGCCGCACGGCCGCTCGCCGGGGCGCTGCCCGCCGAGGCCGCCGAACCGATGGCCGCCTGGTACGAGGAGAGCGGCGCCCAACTGCTGCTCCACGCGCGCGTGGAGCGGGTCGATCCCGGTCAGGTCGTCCTCGCCGACGGGCGGGTCCTGCCCGCCGGGGCGGTCGTCGTCGGCATCGGCGCCCGGCCCGCCACCGGCTGGCTGCGCGGCTCCGGGGTGGCGCTCGGCCCGGACGGCGCGGTCGTGGCCGACGACCACCTGCGCACCTCCGTGCCGGACGTGTACGCGGTCGGCGACTGCGCCTCGTTCCCCTCGGCGCGCTACGGGACGCGGCTGCACGTCCACCACTGGGACAACGCCCTTCAGGGACCCCGTACGGTCGCCGCCGCCGTGCTGGGCGCGGAGCCCCGGCCGTACGACCCGGTGCCGTACTTCTGGTCCGAGCAGTTCGGCCGGTTCGTCCAGTACGCGGGCCACCACGCCTCCGCCGACGAGGCCGTCTGGCGCGGTGACCCGGCCGACCCCGCCTGGGCGCTCGTGTGGCTGCGGGACGGCGCCCTGGTTGCGGTGCTCGCCGTGGGGCGGCCGCGCGACCTGGCGCAGGGAAGGCGGCTCATCGAGGCCGGTACGCCGGTCGATCCCGCGCTGGTCGCGGACCCGGACGTGCCGCTGAAGTCGGCGGTACGCGCCTGACACCTGACGCCCGACGGCCGGGCGGCGGGGGTCCGGCGACACGGGCCGTGGCCCGGACGGCGGGCCCGGCTACCCACTGTCAGCGCGGGATGGCACGCTTGTCGTGTGACCGAGATTGACACGAAGATCGACGAGCTCGTCCCCGCCTGGCTGTACCTCCCTGACATCGCCGAGCTGCTCGGCGTGGAAGTGACGCGGGTGCGGCAGCTCGTCAAGGAGGGCCAGCTGATCGCCGTGCGCCGCGGTGAGAACCGCGCGCTCCAGGTGCCCGCCGCCTTCATCAAGGACGGCAAGGTCGTCAAGGGCCTCTCCGGCACCCTGACCCTGCTCAGGGACGACGGCTTCACCGACGAGGAGATGCTGGAGTGGCTCTTCACGCCGGACCCGTCCCTGCCGGGCACGCCCGCGCAGGCCCTGGCGGAGAATCGCGGCACGGAGGTGAAGCGCCGCGCCCAGGCGCTCGCCGTCTGAGCCGACACGCCCGACAAGCCGACAAGCGACAAGCCGACACGAACGCCGCACGACACGGGCGGTGCGCGGCCGGAGCCCTCTCAGGCCCCGGCCGCGCACCGCCGCCGCACCGAACCGGGGGGATCACCTCATGTCCACCAGCGCCGCCGCGAGCCTGTCCGACGCGAGGCTGTACCTGTGCACGGACGCCCGCAAGCGCCAGGGAGACCTCCCGGAGTTCCTCGACGCGGTCCTCGCCGCCGGGGTGGACATCGTGCAGCTGCGCGACAAGGGCATGGAGGCCGGTGAGGAGCTGGAGCACCTCGCCGTGTTCGCCGACGCCTGCCGCCGCCACGGAAAGCTGCTCGCCGTGAACGACCGGGCCGA
This genomic window from Streptomyces thermolilacinus SPC6 contains:
- a CDS encoding NAD(P)/FAD-dependent oxidoreductase, which codes for MSEQQHQEQPREEQQPHAREDAPADARRVVVVGAGMAGVQTAVALREQGFSGQLLLLGAEPHQPYDRPPLSKAYLLGNAEGSAFEVDFEALGVELRLGVEVTGLRPGDHEVDTEAGPVPYDVLVVATGAVPLELPGAEGVHGVHLLRTLDDAERLRPVLAGKHDVVVVGAGWIGAEFATAAREAGCAVTVVEAAARPLAGALPAEAAEPMAAWYEESGAQLLLHARVERVDPGQVVLADGRVLPAGAVVVGIGARPATGWLRGSGVALGPDGAVVADDHLRTSVPDVYAVGDCASFPSARYGTRLHVHHWDNALQGPRTVAAAVLGAEPRPYDPVPYFWSEQFGRFVQYAGHHASADEAVWRGDPADPAWALVWLRDGALVAVLAVGRPRDLAQGRRLIEAGTPVDPALVADPDVPLKSAVRA
- a CDS encoding Rv2175c family DNA-binding protein, whose protein sequence is MTEIDTKIDELVPAWLYLPDIAELLGVEVTRVRQLVKEGQLIAVRRGENRALQVPAAFIKDGKVVKGLSGTLTLLRDDGFTDEEMLEWLFTPDPSLPGTPAQALAENRGTEVKRRAQALAV